Proteins from one Clostridia bacterium genomic window:
- the flgC gene encoding flagellar basal body rod protein FlgC codes for MAFLNSINISASGLTAEKLRMDVISRNIANVNTTRTAEGTPYRRQVVVFQAGENQLLFSEYLSDASKNLIGSGVKVTGITEDKTPFKSVYDPGHPDADEKGYVKMPNVDVMTEMVNMISASRAYEANVTAINSAKSMALKALEIGRG; via the coding sequence ATGGCATTTTTGAACTCGATTAATATAAGTGCTTCAGGTCTTACAGCAGAAAAGCTTAGGATGGATGTAATATCCAGGAATATAGCAAATGTAAATACAACAAGGACTGCAGAGGGGACACCCTATAGAAGACAAGTGGTGGTTTTTCAAGCAGGGGAAAATCAGCTGCTCTTCAGCGAATATCTGAGCGATGCCAGTAAGAACCTTATTGGTTCCGGTGTCAAGGTTACAGGTATTACAGAGGACAAGACTCCTTTCAAATCAGTATACGATCCCGGTCATCCTGATGCTGATGAAAAAGGCTATGTTAAAATGCCTAATGTTGATGTGATGACAGAAATGGTAAATATGATATCTGCCAGCAGAGCATACGAAGCCAACGTCACTGCAATCAATTCTGCAAAGAGTATGGCACTCAAGGCCCTTGAAATAGGAAGAGGATAA
- the flgB gene encoding flagellar basal body rod protein FlgB yields MIDRISDKTMMLEKALDAAWMRNETISNNIANVNTPGYKKSYVKFEELLTDAVDKFQISGIKKDGKFLPIGKDTKSTVSPEIVQEDSTSMRRDGNNVNIDVEMAELAKNSIKYNALIAQMSKEFSIIKLAINGGR; encoded by the coding sequence ATGATTGATAGGATAAGCGATAAGACCATGATGCTTGAGAAGGCTCTGGATGCTGCTTGGATGAGGAATGAGACAATATCGAATAATATTGCAAATGTTAATACTCCAGGCTACAAAAAATCCTATGTGAAGTTTGAGGAGCTCCTAACCGACGCTGTAGACAAGTTTCAAATATCAGGAATAAAAAAGGATGGAAAATTTCTGCCCATCGGTAAGGATACAAAGTCAACGGTATCGCCTGAAATAGTACAGGAGGATTCCACCTCGATGCGCAGAGACGGAAACAATGTTAATATTGATGTTGAAATGGCTGAGCTTGCAAAAAACTCGATTAAATACAACGCACTAATAGCTCAGATGTCAAAGGAATTCAGCATAATCAAATTAGCAATTAACGGCGGGAGGTAA
- the codY gene encoding GTP-sensing pleiotropic transcriptional regulator CodY — protein sequence MNSTLLEKMRKVNKVLQTSDTQSVSFRDLCKILSEVLNANVYILSRKGRVLGYALGTSEECDFLKNDLLADKRFPEDYNKTLLSYAETKENLINKENVCVIDNREKCTMGTNYSTIVPVNGSGERLGTIILGKYNEEFNVEDLVLAEYGATVVGLEILRSKHDEIEDEARKKAVVQMAIGTLSYSELEAVDHIFRELEGNEGLLIASKIADKVGITRSVIVNALRKFESAGVIESRSLGMKGTHIRILNDKLLEELKKVR from the coding sequence ATGAACTCAACACTTTTAGAAAAGATGAGGAAAGTTAATAAGGTACTTCAGACATCGGACACTCAATCTGTATCCTTTCGTGATTTATGCAAAATACTGAGTGAGGTACTGAATGCAAATGTTTATATATTAAGCAGAAAAGGAAGAGTACTTGGTTATGCATTAGGCACTTCAGAGGAGTGTGACTTTTTAAAGAATGATCTCCTGGCGGACAAGAGATTCCCCGAGGATTATAATAAGACTCTGCTTAGTTATGCTGAAACAAAGGAAAATCTTATAAATAAAGAAAATGTATGCGTAATAGATAATAGAGAGAAATGCACTATGGGTACTAATTACTCAACAATCGTTCCGGTAAATGGCAGCGGTGAAAGATTAGGGACTATCATATTGGGCAAATACAACGAGGAATTCAACGTAGAAGATCTGGTGCTTGCAGAGTATGGAGCTACAGTAGTGGGCTTGGAGATTTTAAGATCCAAACATGACGAAATAGAGGATGAGGCGAGAAAGAAAGCTGTTGTACAAATGGCCATTGGGACGTTGTCTTATTCGGAGCTGGAGGCTGTAGATCATATATTCAGAGAACTTGAAGGAAATGAAGGTTTGCTTATAGCAAGCAAAATTGCCGATAAAGTGGGTATTACCAGATCGGTAATAGTAAATGCATTAAGAAAGTTTGAAAGTGCTGGGGTCATAGAATCAAGATCCCTTGGTATGAAGGGAACTCATATAAGAATTCTGAATGACAAGCTCCTGGAAGAACTGAAAAAAGTTAGATAA
- the hslU gene encoding ATP-dependent protease ATPase subunit HslU — protein sequence MNELTPKQIVAELDKYIIGQEKAKKSVAVALRDRYRRNLLDDEMREEVTPKNILMIGPTGVGKTEIARRMAKLVNAPFVKVEATKFTEVGYVGRDVESIIRDLIEFSVRMVKAEKVSQVNEKASELAAEKVAEILVPSAHKSNMSKNPFEMIFNYGGGKENEEDDAAKQRENDLATNRYYIKQKVKSGELDSQNVEIEVEDSSGHNIEMLSGLGIDQMNINLQDMFGGLLPKKTKHRRVTVKEALKLLTQQEAHKLIDMDSVIDEAIKKAEERGIIFIDEIDKIAGKGFGSGPDVSREGVQRDILPIVEGSTVVTKYGPVKTDYILFIAAGAFHVSKVSDLIPELQGRFPVRVELSSLSKDNFKEILTKPKNALIKQYTALLQTEGISVTFEEESIEELAEIAAFMNEQYENIGARRLYTVMERLFEDISFEAPEMKNYELKISKDYVRQALMYDIKNKDVSKYII from the coding sequence ATGAACGAGTTGACCCCAAAGCAGATAGTTGCAGAGCTGGATAAATACATTATAGGGCAGGAAAAGGCTAAAAAGTCTGTAGCAGTGGCTTTAAGGGACAGATACAGGAGAAATCTTCTGGATGATGAGATGAGAGAAGAGGTAACTCCCAAGAATATATTAATGATAGGCCCTACAGGGGTCGGGAAAACAGAAATAGCTAGAAGGATGGCCAAGCTGGTCAATGCACCCTTTGTTAAGGTTGAAGCGACCAAGTTCACAGAAGTTGGCTATGTCGGAAGAGATGTAGAGTCCATAATAAGGGACTTGATAGAATTCTCTGTAAGAATGGTTAAAGCAGAGAAGGTGTCACAAGTAAACGAAAAGGCCTCTGAACTAGCTGCCGAAAAAGTAGCAGAAATACTTGTCCCTTCTGCCCATAAGAGCAATATGTCAAAAAACCCCTTCGAAATGATATTTAATTACGGCGGAGGCAAGGAAAACGAAGAAGATGATGCTGCAAAACAAAGGGAAAATGATTTGGCAACCAACCGTTATTACATAAAGCAAAAGGTAAAGAGCGGAGAACTGGACAGCCAGAACGTTGAAATAGAGGTGGAAGATTCGTCAGGACACAATATTGAAATGTTGTCCGGACTTGGTATAGATCAAATGAATATTAACCTCCAGGATATGTTTGGAGGGCTGCTTCCCAAAAAGACAAAGCATAGAAGAGTGACAGTGAAGGAAGCATTGAAGCTGTTGACACAGCAAGAAGCACATAAGCTTATTGACATGGATAGCGTTATAGATGAAGCCATAAAGAAGGCTGAAGAACGAGGAATCATATTTATAGATGAAATTGACAAGATTGCCGGAAAAGGTTTTGGAAGTGGTCCAGATGTGTCAAGGGAAGGCGTACAGAGAGATATACTTCCGATAGTTGAAGGCAGCACTGTTGTTACGAAATATGGTCCAGTTAAGACTGATTATATTCTGTTTATTGCAGCCGGTGCTTTCCATGTATCCAAGGTATCTGACCTGATACCGGAGCTTCAGGGAAGGTTTCCAGTGAGAGTCGAGCTTTCCAGCCTAAGCAAGGATAACTTCAAGGAGATATTGACCAAGCCCAAGAATGCACTTATAAAGCAGTACACGGCTCTCTTGCAGACAGAAGGAATAAGCGTTACCTTTGAGGAGGAATCCATTGAAGAGCTTGCTGAGATAGCAGCCTTCATGAATGAGCAGTATGAGAATATTGGAGCTAGAAGACTTTACACAGTAATGGAAAGACTTTTTGAGGATATATCCTTTGAAGCTCCGGAAATGAAGAACTACGAATTGAAAATTTCAAAAGACTATGTGCGACAAGCGTTGATGTATGACATTAAAAACAAGGATGTCAGCAAGTATATAATATAA
- the hslV gene encoding ATP-dependent protease subunit HslV translates to MFHGTTIAAVKRDGKGAIAGDGQVTMSQSTIIKSTAKKVRRLFGGKVIVGFAGSVSDAFTLAERLEEKLEQHSGNLKRAAVELAKEWRSDKVLRNLEAMLIALDSDTLLVISGSGEVIEPDDGVIAIGSGGNYALAAAKALTQNTDLSPSEVVRKSLEIAASICVFTNNNIMVEEL, encoded by the coding sequence ATGTTTCATGGTACAACAATAGCAGCAGTCAAAAGAGATGGCAAAGGCGCCATAGCCGGTGACGGACAGGTGACCATGAGTCAGAGTACAATAATTAAATCAACTGCCAAAAAGGTCAGGCGTTTGTTTGGGGGCAAGGTAATTGTAGGTTTTGCAGGCTCGGTTTCCGACGCTTTTACCTTGGCAGAGAGGCTGGAGGAAAAGCTGGAGCAGCACAGCGGCAATCTCAAAAGAGCAGCTGTAGAGCTTGCAAAGGAATGGAGAAGCGATAAAGTACTGAGGAATCTGGAGGCTATGCTTATAGCACTGGACAGCGATACACTTCTTGTTATATCAGGAAGCGGAGAGGTAATAGAACCAGATGATGGTGTAATTGCAATTGGTTCAGGAGGCAATTATGCATTGGCTGCAGCAAAGGCATTGACTCAGAACACTGATCTTTCACCAAGTGAGGTTGTGAGAAAATCCTTGGAAATAGCTGCTTCCATCTGCGTTTTCACTAATAACAACATAATGGTTGAAGAATTATAG
- the trmFO gene encoding methylenetetrahydrofolate--tRNA-(uracil(54)-C(5))-methyltransferase (FADH(2)-oxidizing) TrmFO translates to MLKDQVIVIGGGLAGSEAAWQLASRGIRVKLYEMRPVNNTPAHHTDKFGELVCSNSLRSNQLENAVGLLKEEMRRLGSLIMECADNKALPAGGALAVDREGFSQEITDRITQHPNIEIVREEITEIPQDQYVIAATGPLTSDKLSASIRKLMDSEYFYFYDAAAPIVAYESIDQSKVFKASRYDKGDSDYINCPMTEDEYQKFYNELINAEVVPIKSFEKEIIFEGCMPVETMAKRGPQTLLFGPLKPVGLIDPRTEKLPHAVIQLRQDNKEGTLYNIVGFQTHLKWGEQKRVFSMIPGLENAEFVRYGVMHRNTFINSPKIMRPTLQYSGNNKLFFAGQMTGVEGYVESASSGLIAGINMARIFRNMEPLIFPETTAHGALCHYITDQTIKNFQPMNVNFGIFPQPEHRIKNKKEKSSYYAERALKDLEKFTDSGL, encoded by the coding sequence ATATTGAAGGATCAGGTAATAGTCATAGGTGGAGGACTTGCAGGCAGTGAAGCAGCATGGCAGCTTGCAAGCAGGGGTATAAGGGTTAAACTTTATGAAATGAGGCCGGTGAACAATACGCCGGCACATCATACTGATAAGTTCGGAGAGTTGGTCTGCAGCAATTCCCTTCGTTCCAACCAATTGGAAAACGCAGTGGGACTATTGAAAGAAGAGATGAGAAGGCTGGGCTCGCTTATAATGGAATGCGCCGATAATAAGGCATTGCCGGCAGGCGGGGCATTAGCTGTTGATAGAGAAGGTTTTTCCCAGGAAATAACTGATAGAATAACACAGCATCCCAACATAGAAATAGTAAGGGAAGAAATCACTGAAATCCCTCAGGATCAATATGTTATAGCAGCAACAGGTCCTCTTACCTCGGATAAGCTTTCGGCAAGCATTAGAAAGCTTATGGATAGTGAGTACTTTTATTTTTATGATGCAGCAGCTCCGATTGTAGCATATGAGTCCATCGACCAGAGCAAAGTCTTTAAGGCATCAAGATATGACAAGGGCGACAGTGATTACATCAACTGCCCTATGACAGAAGATGAATACCAAAAATTCTATAACGAGTTGATAAATGCTGAAGTTGTACCGATAAAGAGCTTCGAGAAGGAAATTATCTTCGAGGGCTGCATGCCGGTAGAGACAATGGCAAAAAGAGGACCCCAGACGCTGTTATTCGGGCCACTGAAGCCGGTAGGACTCATAGACCCGAGGACGGAGAAGCTTCCTCATGCTGTAATACAGCTTAGGCAGGACAACAAAGAAGGTACATTATATAACATTGTGGGCTTTCAGACACATCTTAAATGGGGTGAGCAGAAAAGAGTGTTCAGCATGATACCAGGGCTGGAGAACGCAGAGTTTGTAAGATATGGAGTAATGCACAGGAATACTTTTATAAATTCACCAAAGATAATGAGACCGACACTGCAGTACAGTGGCAACAACAAGCTGTTTTTTGCAGGGCAGATGACAGGGGTAGAAGGTTATGTAGAATCTGCGTCCTCAGGTTTGATTGCCGGAATAAATATGGCGAGAATATTCAGGAATATGGAGCCGTTGATATTTCCTGAAACCACAGCTCATGGAGCATTGTGCCACTATATTACCGATCAGACGATAAAGAATTTTCAGCCTATGAATGTGAACTTTGGCATATTTCCACAGCCAGAACACAGAATAAAGAATAAGAAGGAAAAGAGCAGCTATTATGCTGAAAGGGCGCTTAAGGATTTAGAAAAGTTTACCGATTCAGGGCTGTAA
- the topA gene encoding type I DNA topoisomerase, with translation MKTSLVIVESPAKVKTIKKFLSSSYKVEASMGHIRDLPKSQLGIDVDQDFQPKYITIRGKGEITEKLRKEAKKCDRIFLATDPDREGEAISWHLANILNLDMKNVSRIEFNEITKTAVTNAIKNPRKLNFNVIDAQQARRVLDRLVGYKISPLLWKKVKKGLSAGRVQSVAVRLICDRENEIRAFVPKEYWSLIAKLNDPDSKKNFDAKFYGSENEKMEISSESDMNAVLGKLKGANYTVKKVKKGEKKRNAPSPFITSSLQQEAYRKLGYTTKKTMMIAQQLYEGVDIKGEGTLGLVTYIRTDSTRISDEAKKDAAQYITDKYGKNYLDGETKPNKPGKKVQDAHEAIRPSSVFREPEHVKDSLDKDQYKLYKLIWERFVASQMQAAVFDTVTADIEAKGYIFRANGSIMKFKGFMSIYKEGSDDKDEEEEITLPNLVEGQSVKLKKLDHKQHFTEPPLRYSEATLVKALEEKGIGRPSTYAPIISTVLARGYVVREKKFLMPTDLGEKVTGILTEFFSEIMNVEFTANMENKLDEIEEGDKEWKQVIREFYQPFAITLSSAEEKVGKIEIQDEVSDVICELCGRNMVYKQGRFGKFLACPGFPQCRNTKAIVESTGIGCPQCSGELITRKTKKGRKFYGCNKYPECNFVSWDEPIAERCPECGSLMVKKYNKKGMEHKCTNAVCGFKRAEDKKGD, from the coding sequence TTGAAAACATCTTTGGTAATTGTTGAATCACCTGCGAAAGTAAAAACTATAAAGAAGTTTTTGAGCTCAAGCTATAAAGTGGAGGCATCCATGGGGCATATAAGAGATTTGCCTAAAAGCCAGTTGGGTATTGATGTAGATCAGGATTTTCAGCCTAAGTACATTACTATTAGGGGAAAGGGAGAAATAACAGAAAAGCTCCGTAAAGAAGCAAAAAAATGTGATAGAATTTTCCTTGCAACTGACCCTGATAGAGAAGGTGAGGCTATATCCTGGCATCTTGCCAATATACTGAATCTGGATATGAAGAATGTCTCAAGGATAGAGTTTAATGAGATAACCAAGACGGCAGTTACCAATGCTATTAAAAATCCCAGAAAGCTGAATTTTAATGTTATAGATGCTCAGCAAGCCAGAAGAGTGCTAGACAGGCTTGTGGGATATAAGATAAGTCCTCTGCTGTGGAAAAAGGTCAAGAAGGGGTTAAGTGCAGGAAGGGTTCAATCTGTTGCAGTAAGGCTTATTTGCGACAGGGAGAATGAAATCAGAGCGTTTGTGCCAAAGGAATACTGGTCACTTATTGCAAAGCTTAACGATCCAGACTCAAAAAAGAATTTCGATGCCAAGTTCTATGGCTCTGAGAATGAAAAAATGGAGATTTCCAGCGAGAGTGATATGAACGCTGTACTAGGCAAGCTGAAGGGTGCAAATTACACAGTCAAGAAAGTCAAAAAAGGGGAGAAAAAGAGAAATGCTCCCAGTCCGTTTATCACTAGTAGTTTGCAGCAGGAGGCATACAGGAAGCTGGGATATACTACAAAGAAGACTATGATGATTGCGCAGCAGCTTTATGAAGGTGTTGATATAAAAGGTGAAGGAACATTAGGTCTTGTAACGTATATAAGGACAGACTCAACAAGAATATCTGATGAAGCGAAAAAGGATGCTGCTCAATATATTACTGATAAATATGGAAAGAACTATCTTGATGGAGAAACAAAACCTAATAAGCCTGGTAAGAAAGTTCAGGATGCCCATGAAGCAATCAGACCTTCTTCTGTATTCAGAGAGCCTGAACATGTCAAGGATTCTCTTGATAAGGACCAATACAAGCTGTATAAGCTCATATGGGAAAGATTTGTAGCAAGCCAGATGCAGGCTGCTGTGTTTGATACTGTTACGGCAGATATTGAAGCTAAGGGCTATATTTTCAGGGCTAATGGAAGCATAATGAAGTTTAAGGGCTTTATGAGCATTTATAAAGAAGGCAGCGATGACAAGGATGAAGAAGAAGAAATAACTCTTCCTAATCTTGTGGAAGGGCAGTCGGTAAAGCTTAAGAAGCTGGACCACAAGCAGCACTTTACTGAGCCGCCCTTGAGATATTCAGAGGCTACGCTGGTAAAAGCTCTTGAGGAGAAAGGAATAGGAAGGCCTAGTACATATGCCCCTATTATATCAACTGTATTGGCAAGGGGGTATGTTGTAAGGGAGAAAAAGTTCCTTATGCCAACTGATTTGGGTGAGAAGGTAACTGGTATTCTCACAGAGTTTTTTTCTGAGATTATGAATGTAGAATTCACTGCCAATATGGAGAACAAGCTGGATGAAATCGAAGAGGGAGATAAGGAATGGAAGCAGGTAATAAGGGAATTCTATCAGCCCTTTGCGATAACTCTAAGCAGTGCAGAAGAGAAAGTCGGTAAAATTGAGATACAGGATGAAGTCAGCGATGTAATATGTGAACTTTGCGGAAGGAACATGGTATATAAGCAGGGCAGGTTCGGCAAGTTCCTTGCGTGCCCGGGGTTCCCGCAGTGCAGAAATACTAAAGCAATAGTAGAGAGTACCGGTATAGGCTGTCCTCAGTGTTCAGGCGAGCTTATTACTAGAAAAACCAAAAAGGGCAGAAAGTTTTATGGCTGCAATAAATATCCAGAGTGCAACTTTGTCAGCTGGGATGAGCCAATAGCAGAAAGATGTCCTGAATGCGGCAGTCTGATGGTAAAGAAGTATAACAAAAAAGGTATGGAGCATAAGTGTACTAATGCAGTCTGTGGTTTTAAAAGAGCAGAAGACAAGAAGGGTGATTAA
- the dprA gene encoding DNA-processing protein DprA: MKEKKYWVWLSSVPGVGSKSSMNLIRYFGSAENVYQCSYSELMASGLIREQTVKSISEHRNIEDIDEYLKIVKENGIKVYTIHDDEYPENLKNIYDPPPVLYVKGELIKEDGLAVGIVGSRKASDYGLKAAQRIASRLAELGITIVSGMALGIDSAAHKGALMSKGRTIAVFGCGLKYVYPMSNYNLSNEILKSGALISEYLFDTEPFPAQFPARNRIISGMSLGVIVVEAGEKSGSLITADFALEQGREVFAVPGNISSPTSRGTNTLIKNGAKLVSRIEDIIEELNLKIIYKEESNINNNVNLDISIEEDCILAFLREKGGSKEEILAATGLQPGKAMGALTKLEVKGLVQQIGGIYLLI; the protein is encoded by the coding sequence ATGAAAGAGAAAAAATATTGGGTATGGCTTTCCTCTGTTCCTGGAGTTGGGAGTAAGAGCAGTATGAATCTTATCAGGTATTTCGGCTCTGCGGAAAACGTATATCAATGCTCGTATTCTGAGCTTATGGCTTCGGGGCTTATAAGAGAACAGACGGTTAAGAGTATTTCAGAGCATAGGAATATTGAAGACATTGATGAATATTTAAAAATTGTGAAAGAAAATGGTATAAAAGTTTATACTATACATGATGATGAATATCCTGAGAACCTTAAAAACATTTATGATCCACCGCCTGTATTGTATGTTAAGGGCGAGCTTATAAAAGAGGATGGACTTGCAGTTGGGATTGTCGGCTCAAGAAAAGCAAGTGACTATGGGTTGAAGGCCGCTCAAAGAATTGCTTCGAGGCTTGCAGAATTGGGTATTACAATAGTAAGCGGCATGGCACTTGGAATTGATTCAGCTGCCCACAAAGGTGCACTTATGTCAAAAGGTAGGACAATCGCAGTATTTGGTTGTGGACTTAAGTATGTTTACCCTATGTCCAATTACAATTTAAGCAATGAGATACTAAAAAGTGGTGCCCTGATATCCGAGTATCTCTTTGACACAGAACCTTTTCCCGCTCAATTTCCAGCTAGGAATAGAATAATAAGCGGGATGTCACTTGGGGTCATAGTTGTGGAGGCAGGTGAAAAGAGCGGCTCATTGATAACTGCAGATTTTGCACTTGAACAAGGCAGGGAGGTATTTGCCGTACCTGGCAACATAAGCTCACCGACCAGCAGAGGCACAAATACCTTGATAAAAAACGGAGCAAAGCTTGTTAGCAGAATTGAAGATATTATTGAAGAGTTAAATCTTAAAATCATATACAAGGAAGAAAGTAATATTAATAATAATGTAAATCTAGACATAAGTATTGAAGAAGATTGTATACTTGCATTTCTGAGAGAAAAGGGCGGAAGCAAGGAGGAAATACTTGCCGCAACAGGCCTTCAGCCAGGGAAAGCGATGGGCGCCTTAACAAAACTGGAAGTAAAAGGGCTTGTACAGCAAATTGGTGGGATTTACCTTTTAATTTGA
- a CDS encoding YkvA family protein, which produces MGNEERDIFSIIGKLPCYSKLLFKLYKSRDIRRKHKVLLSMGIAYSLSPIELIPGIIPVAGQLDNIIVMLRCLKKVLNATDVEIRNKYLDEAGVTMEDISEDILLTKETLKSIGRGTVKVVSNSVKFIGYSALLGIRKLRRKKPY; this is translated from the coding sequence ATGGGCAATGAAGAGCGGGACATTTTTTCAATAATTGGCAAGCTGCCATGCTACAGCAAACTACTTTTCAAGCTGTATAAGAGTCGCGATATCCGCAGGAAACACAAGGTGCTGCTTTCAATGGGAATAGCTTACAGTTTATCTCCTATTGAGCTGATACCAGGGATAATTCCTGTGGCAGGGCAATTGGACAATATAATCGTAATGCTGCGATGTCTTAAAAAAGTGCTTAATGCAACTGATGTTGAAATCAGGAACAAGTATTTAGATGAAGCAGGAGTAACAATGGAGGATATTAGCGAGGATATATTACTTACAAAAGAAACCTTGAAATCAATAGGGAGAGGTACGGTTAAAGTGGTTTCAAACTCAGTAAAATTCATAGGCTACTCGGCTCTATTGGGGATAAGAAAGTTAAGAAGAAAAAAACCATATTAA